CCCGCGGTAGCAGATGTGCGACGGAGTCCGCCGCGGAGACAGTCTTCGTGAAGACGTCCATCGCACCGCATTCTCACTCGGATGCGGCCCGAGAACGGGAGAGAACGCTGAGCGTTACAACTTTGGCCATGAAGGGTAGTTTCCACGCACCCCAGCTTGGTCCAGAATTTTTCCCGGGGCACACGTACGGCCAGTTCATTGGTGAAAACTTTGCCAATGGTTGGTTCGCGCTGGATCGCATCATGATTGTCCGCCTGTTCGTGGCGGCCATCCTGGTGCTCCTCTTTGTTATCGCCTTTAGGAAGCCGCAGCTGGTTCCTAAGGGTCTGCAAAACTTCGCCGAGCTGGGCGTGGACTTTGTCCGCGTCCACATCGCCGAAGACACGCTGGGCAAGAAGGATGGCAAGCGATTCCTTCCGGTGATCGCCACCGTCTTCTTCACAATCCTGTTCATGAATGCGGCCACGATCATCCCGGGCCTCAACATCTCGCCGAACGCGCGTATCGGTATGCCGATCGTGCTGGCGGGTGTTGCGTACGTGGCGATGATCTACGCGGGCGTGCAGCGCTACGGCCTGGCCTACTTCAAGCACTCGGTTGTGATTCCGGGGTTGCCCCCGGCACTCCACCTTCTGGTGGTGCCCATCGAGATTTTCTCGACCTTCATTCTGCGCCCGGTCACCCTGGCTCTTCGTCTCATGGCGAACTTCCTGGCCGGCCACATCATCCTCGTCCTGCTGTACTCCGCCACGAACTTCTTCTTCTGGCAGCTCAACGCTTGGACGGCGGTAAGTGGCCTGACCCTGATCGCAGCGATCCTGTTCACCCTGTACGAGTTGATCATCATCTTCCTGCAGGCGTACATCTTCGCCCTCCTGACGGCGGTGTACATCGAACTATCGCTGCACGCAGATGCGCACTAACAAAGCGCGACCTACCGGCCAAACTGAATAACCCCACACACTGTCACTCGCGCATGCGGCACTTTTTCAAAACCGCTTAGGGTGCACACCCTGACAGCCGCGGCGCACCAAGAAAGGGAACGACTTTCACATGAACGACATCATTCTTGCTCAGGCAGCTGACACCGTGAACACCGTGA
Above is a genomic segment from Corynebacterium sp. CNCTC7651 containing:
- the atpB gene encoding F0F1 ATP synthase subunit A, whose amino-acid sequence is MKGSFHAPQLGPEFFPGHTYGQFIGENFANGWFALDRIMIVRLFVAAILVLLFVIAFRKPQLVPKGLQNFAELGVDFVRVHIAEDTLGKKDGKRFLPVIATVFFTILFMNAATIIPGLNISPNARIGMPIVLAGVAYVAMIYAGVQRYGLAYFKHSVVIPGLPPALHLLVVPIEIFSTFILRPVTLALRLMANFLAGHIILVLLYSATNFFFWQLNAWTAVSGLTLIAAILFTLYELIIIFLQAYIFALLTAVYIELSLHADAH